The genome window TGAATCCAGCCTTTCCGCTCCGCCGAATCCCATTTGACATTTTCCCTATGTAATCGATAAAATCTCCGCTTTGTTGGCTGCCGGTGCATCTTACTACCCCGTTGATGCACTGGGGCGGAGTTGTCGCCACCTACGTCAGCCGGGGTAGCTAAGGAAACGAGAGGATAACAAGAGGATTATGGCCAAGTATCGAGGACCAAAGCACAAGCTGTGCCGCCGGTTGGGTTCGTGCATATGGGGAAACCCCAAGTGCCCGTCGAATCGCCGGCCCTACGCGCCCGGACAGCACGGGCAGACCAACCGCAAAAAGCTCTCCGTGTATGGACAGCAGTTGCAGGACAAGCAGAAGATCCGTACGCACTACGGCCTGCTCGAACGTCAGATGCGCCTCACCTTCGAGCGCGCACAGCGCATGGGTGGCGTCACGGGTACAAACCTGCTGATGCTGCTTGAATCGCGTCTTGACACCATCGTCTACCGGTTGGGTTTCGCCCGTACGATGCAGCAGGGCCGCCAGTTGGTTGTCCACGGCCACATCCTCGTCAATGGCAAGAAAGTCGACCGTCCCTCCTTCCAAGTGAAGCCGGGCATGGCCGTCAGCATTCGCGAAGGCAGCCGCAAGGTGCCGGGCATTCTTGAAGGCGTGGAGAACCTACCCGCGTTCATGCCCGAATACCTCGACCGCGCGGCGAAGTCCTTCGAAGGCCGCATGACCGCAACGCCGAATCTGGAGACAATTCCGTTCAAAGCGGATACGCAAGGCGTTATCGGTTTCTACTCGCGGTAATCGCGCGCGTCATTTTCACGGGTGGGCTGTTCTGCGGCCCACCCGTTTGTTTCGTACCACAACCGCTGAGTCAGGCACTGCCGCTACATGGCGCTTGAACAACCCCTCCGGCCACTGAGCCTAATCCAACCGGTCCTCCGGCGCTTGAAGCAGGAAAACGCCGCTGAGGTGGTAGGACCGTGGGGTTCCGGCAAGACCCTCACCGCACTTCAGATCGCTCAAGCTGAGGGTCGCCCTCTTCTCATCATCGCCGCGGGCCGCATTGAAAGCGAAGGTGTCTACGAAGATCTCCTCACCTTCGAGAAACCCGAGCGTTGCGCTTTGTTCCCCGCCTGGGAGACGCTCCCATCCGACAACATGGCCCCCGCGGACGACATCGTCGCGGAACGCATGAACACCCTCATGAACCTGATGTCCGCTATGGATTCGGGTGAACCGATGCGTGTCGTGGCCCCCGTGCGTTCGCTGATGCAGACCGTCGTGCGGCGCGACCGTCTTGTAAAGCGCACGCTCCGCCTCGCCGTCGGACAAGAGCACGACCTCGAAGACCTCATCGAGAAGCTGTTGGAGATGGGCTACGAACGCGAACTCATGGTCGAGCAGCGCGGTCACATGAGCGTGCGCGGAGGCATCTTCGATCTGTTTCCGATCTCAAGCGAGTTGCCGTATCGCATTGAGTTCTTTGGCGATGAAATCGAATCCATCCGGCGCTTCGAACCCGAGACCCAGCGCAGTGTCGGACAAGCCGAAGAAATCACCGTATTGCCGCGTTCGGAGCGCGCACAGTTGGCTTCGGAATCCTCGGGCAACGAGACGCTTGCCACCTTGCTGGACTACTTCCCCAAGGACACCCTGGTCGTACTCGACGAACCGCTCACGATTCGCGAGGAAGCCCAGACCATCGAGCGCCAAATCGGTGATTCGCCGTTCATTCTCGCGTGGAATGACATCGAGAGCCGCATGGAGCGTTGCCGCCGACTGCTCCTGAGTCAGGTGTCCTCCGCCACCGGCGACGCTTCCCTCCGCGTCTCCGCAAACATGCAAGCCCTATCCGGCTGGCATGGACGCACAGATGCATTCTGGGAACAGCTCCAAGAGTGGGATC of Candidatus Hydrogenedentota bacterium contains these proteins:
- the rpsD gene encoding 30S ribosomal protein S4, with translation MAKYRGPKHKLCRRLGSCIWGNPKCPSNRRPYAPGQHGQTNRKKLSVYGQQLQDKQKIRTHYGLLERQMRLTFERAQRMGGVTGTNLLMLLESRLDTIVYRLGFARTMQQGRQLVVHGHILVNGKKVDRPSFQVKPGMAVSIREGSRKVPGILEGVENLPAFMPEYLDRAAKSFEGRMTATPNLETIPFKADTQGVIGFYSR